A section of the Rhodobacter sp. genome encodes:
- a CDS encoding FAD-dependent oxidoreductase, whose product MRPHAHLLSPLSLRGETLRNRIVFGAHTANMARDGLPGPQYREYLRERALGGAAMIVAEPVPAHRTGVLTRGNFRHEDDSLIPAFRAVTDAVRAEGAVIIQQIYHIGGHGDSDLSFQPHWSPSGRPSYHDSDGSHAMSEVEILELLDAHAAAARRAQAAGFQGVEVWGAYNSLIDQFWSPWSNRRTDRWGGSLENRTRFSRLLIDRIRRDCGEDFIVGLAISHDAAYSVALQAEALCEIVALHDATGHVDYVTCGAGSYLDFGRIIPPFTEPDTLTVPVTEQLRRIVTHARITAEAGIRTPDVGEQVIASGAADLVSIVRGQIADPHLARKTAQGQAERVRPCLSCNQMCWGRRSRDYWISCLINPSAGREWEWGGDRFTPAADPRHVLVVGGGPAGLEAARVAAECGHRVTLAEAQPHLGGQFRLAGQQPRRAQILDLIAWFERELDRLGVEVRLNSFLDAEAVRAIGADRVILATGSLPDEDGFQRWLPHLDTLPGIERGAVWSAEAVMRREARLGASVLVYDEGGHWKGTGTAWHLAEAGHSVTIVTPDAHVGRDLTRTAADGYARARLARLGVRVLTESAIGEWLGNGAGARVVNLLDGSTQTVAASALILATTNRAFDPLSADLADLAPALIGDAAAPRLAPFAFHEGRKTALHLA is encoded by the coding sequence TTGCGCCCCCATGCCCATCTGCTGTCGCCGCTGTCCCTGCGCGGCGAGACCCTGCGCAACCGCATCGTGTTTGGCGCGCATACCGCGAACATGGCCCGGGACGGGCTGCCGGGGCCGCAGTATCGCGAATACCTGCGCGAACGGGCGCTGGGCGGCGCGGCGATGATCGTCGCCGAACCGGTGCCCGCCCACCGCACCGGCGTGCTGACGCGCGGCAATTTCCGCCACGAGGACGACAGCCTCATCCCCGCCTTCCGTGCCGTAACCGATGCCGTCCGGGCCGAAGGCGCGGTCATCATCCAGCAGATCTATCACATTGGCGGGCACGGCGATTCCGACCTCAGCTTCCAGCCGCACTGGTCGCCCTCGGGGCGCCCCTCGTATCACGACAGCGACGGCTCGCACGCCATGTCCGAGGTCGAGATCCTCGAACTGCTGGACGCCCATGCCGCGGCCGCCCGCCGCGCGCAGGCCGCCGGGTTCCAGGGCGTCGAGGTCTGGGGCGCCTACAATTCGCTGATCGACCAGTTCTGGTCACCCTGGTCCAACCGGCGCACCGATCGCTGGGGCGGATCGCTGGAAAACCGCACCCGCTTTTCGCGTCTCCTGATCGACCGGATCCGCCGCGACTGCGGCGAGGATTTCATCGTCGGCCTCGCCATCAGCCACGACGCCGCCTATTCCGTCGCCCTCCAGGCCGAGGCCCTGTGCGAGATCGTCGCCCTGCACGACGCCACCGGGCATGTCGATTACGTCACCTGCGGCGCCGGATCCTATCTCGATTTCGGCCGCATCATTCCGCCATTCACCGAACCCGACACCCTGACCGTGCCCGTGACCGAGCAACTCCGGCGGATCGTGACGCACGCAAGGATCACGGCCGAGGCCGGCATCCGCACCCCCGATGTCGGCGAGCAGGTGATCGCGTCGGGCGCCGCCGATCTGGTCAGCATCGTGCGCGGCCAGATCGCCGACCCCCATCTCGCCCGCAAGACCGCGCAGGGCCAGGCCGAGCGCGTTCGCCCCTGCCTGAGTTGCAACCAGATGTGCTGGGGCCGGCGGTCGCGCGACTACTGGATCTCGTGCCTCATCAATCCGTCGGCGGGGCGCGAATGGGAATGGGGCGGCGACCGCTTCACCCCCGCCGCGGACCCGCGCCACGTGCTGGTCGTCGGCGGCGGCCCGGCCGGGCTCGAGGCCGCGCGCGTCGCGGCGGAATGCGGCCACCGGGTCACCCTGGCCGAGGCCCAGCCGCATCTCGGCGGCCAGTTCCGGCTGGCCGGGCAGCAGCCGCGCCGGGCGCAGATCCTGGACCTGATCGCCTGGTTCGAACGCGAGTTGGACCGGCTGGGCGTCGAGGTCCGCCTGAACAGCTTTCTCGATGCCGAGGCGGTGCGCGCGATCGGCGCCGACCGGGTGATCCTGGCGACCGGGTCGCTTCCCGACGAGGACGGCTTCCAACGCTGGTTGCCGCATCTCGACACCCTGCCCGGGATCGAACGCGGCGCGGTCTGGTCCGCCGAGGCGGTGATGCGTCGCGAGGCCCGGCTGGGCGCGTCCGTGCTGGTGTATGACGAGGGGGGGCACTGGAAAGGCACCGGCACCGCCTGGCACCTGGCCGAGGCCGGTCACAGCGTGACCATCGTCACCCCCGACGCCCATGTCGGCCGCGACCTGACCCGCACCGCCGCCGACGGCTATGCCCGCGCGCGGCTCGCCCGCCTCGGGGTGCGCGTCCTGACCGAAAGCGCCATCGGCGAATGGCTGGGCAACGGCGCCGGGGCGCGGGTGGTCAACCTGCTGGACGGCAGCACGCAGACGGTCGCGGCCTCGGCGCTGATCCTGGCGACGACGAACCGCGCCTTCGACCCGCTCTCGGCCGATCTCGCCGATTTGGCGCCGGCGCTGATCGGCGACGCCGCCGCACCACGTCTTGCGCCCTTCGCCTTTCACGAGGGGCGCAAGACCGCCCTTCACCTGGCCTGA
- a CDS encoding FAD-dependent monooxygenase, translated as MLNALICGGGVGGMATAIALGRMGHKVTVFEQARQFGRVGADVNLTPNAVHALDRLGVGESLRANAARPTHRISKTWDTGAETSRLPMSAAAEDRYGAPQLTIHRADLLAALEAALPAGVLRFGAPVAEVGQTETGAWVRLADGTTHEGDVVIGADGIHSRVRAALFGPDDPKFTGLVSWRGVFDRAKGAGIPDLDAFTKWWGPTADRQIVTFPLTHGKEIFIFATHKQDDWAEEGWTLPGDVAELRGHYADFHPHARALLDACDSVTRSALHVREPMAAWSRGRITILGDAAHPMVPFMAQGACMAIEDAVVLARALETADSAGVAAALARYEAARIPRTAEVQRSSLANEWLKSQGNADWVYGYQAWTTPV; from the coding sequence ATGTTGAACGCCTTGATCTGCGGCGGCGGGGTCGGTGGCATGGCGACGGCCATCGCCCTGGGCCGCATGGGTCACAAGGTGACCGTGTTCGAACAGGCCAGGCAGTTCGGCCGGGTCGGGGCGGACGTGAACCTGACGCCCAACGCGGTGCACGCGCTGGACCGCCTGGGCGTGGGCGAGTCGCTGCGCGCGAACGCGGCGCGCCCGACGCACCGGATCAGCAAGACCTGGGACACGGGCGCGGAAACCTCGCGCCTGCCGATGAGCGCCGCGGCCGAGGACCGCTACGGCGCGCCGCAACTGACGATCCACCGCGCCGACCTGCTGGCGGCGCTGGAGGCGGCGCTGCCCGCCGGCGTGCTGCGGTTCGGCGCCCCGGTGGCCGAGGTCGGCCAGACCGAGACGGGCGCCTGGGTCCGGCTGGCGGACGGCACCACGCACGAGGGCGACGTGGTGATCGGGGCGGACGGCATCCATTCGCGCGTGCGGGCGGCGCTGTTCGGACCGGACGATCCGAAATTCACCGGCCTGGTCAGTTGGCGCGGCGTGTTCGACCGCGCGAAAGGGGCAGGGATCCCCGACCTCGACGCCTTTACCAAATGGTGGGGCCCGACCGCCGATCGCCAGATCGTCACCTTCCCGCTGACCCATGGCAAGGAGATCTTCATCTTTGCCACCCACAAGCAGGACGATTGGGCCGAGGAAGGCTGGACGCTGCCCGGCGATGTCGCCGAGCTGCGCGGCCATTACGCGGATTTCCATCCCCATGCGCGCGCGCTGCTCGATGCCTGCGACAGCGTGACCCGCTCGGCGCTGCATGTGCGCGAACCGATGGCGGCCTGGTCCCGGGGGCGGATCACCATCCTGGGCGACGCGGCGCATCCGATGGTGCCCTTCATGGCGCAGGGCGCCTGCATGGCAATCGAGGACGCGGTGGTGCTGGCGCGCGCGCTGGAAACGGCGGACAGCGCCGGAGTCGCGGCGGCGCTGGCGCGCTACGAGGCGGCACGTATCCCGCGCACGGCCGAGGTGCAGCGGTCGTCCCTGGCCAACGAGTGGTTGAAGAGCCAGGGCAATGCCGACTGGGTCTATGGCTATCAGGCCTGGACGACGCCCGTCTGA